A segment of the Saccopteryx leptura isolate mSacLep1 chromosome 11, mSacLep1_pri_phased_curated, whole genome shotgun sequence genome:
AGAGCTCTCATGGTGGGCAGGCCATATTCCCAGGAGGCTGGCTGAGGAGGAGGGGGACGGACACCCCCCATAACGTCTTCTGCCATGGAGAGAATGTCCTGTGCGCCCAGCtgtaggggagagaaagaaaggcctgTCAGCCGagtgggggtgcagggagggtCGCCGAGGGCAGCGTTCCTGTGGGCTGCTGGCGGCGCTGCAGGCAGGACTTCCTCCCGTCCTTCCCCCCGTCTTCCCAGCCACCCCAGACACCGCAAGGAACCGGGAAGCTTTCTCTGGCAGCGGTCCAGGCCGCCGGCCAGACTGCCCTCACCTCCTACCTCCTCCTGGGGAGCCAGGGGCCACGGAGGGAGGTAATGCGGCCTGGTGGGGGTCTGAGCAGGGCTGATGCGGGTACTGCTCAAGCGCAGGGGTCtgacagggagggaagggggcacTGGAGTGTCCTTAGAACCCCTCCTCAGGCAAGACCACCTCGCTGGCCTCGGTCAGTGCGCCAAGGGTACAACTTGCTAACTCTAGCAGAGAAGAGAATTCTCACTCCCGCCTCCACATCACTCATTACAGAGGGTCGGCATGCACAACATGACGGAAGAGCAGAGGTAACTGAAGAGGAAGACCAGAGACATTCCAGGAGAAGGAAACGCCCTCCCTATCACTTGGCCTGCTCACCCCTAAACAGCTCTCCTTCCGGCTCGGCCTCGTGCATCTTCCATGGAGTCAGGGCccgctctctccccctccacccccatccttGTCCCCTTGCCCGGCATCCTCAGAACGCTTTGTTCCCAGATCAGAAATCCCCTGGACTCTGTCCAACAGTTTGACTTTGAACCCTGTGTGGCGCTCTCCTCCCTGACCGTCCATAGGCCCTACTGGCCGAGCCCGGGATGGGCAGGGAAAGATGGGACCGCAGGCTCTGGCTCCTGGCCCGTTCCCATGCTCTGGAAGGAGAGTAAGGGCGGGCCATACACTGGACACGAGCCACACTGGGTACAGCTGGGCCACAGGCAGGCCGGGGCCAGGAGGCAAAGGGATAAGTGGGTGAGCCGCAGTCCTCTGCCCTGTCTCCTGGTTCCCTGCACTGGAGGGTCTGGTGTTGTGTTTTCTTTCTGAGGgtccctctcccatctctcctATCGGAGCGGCAGTTTGGAGCTGGCCCTGAATCCCCCTGAGAGTCCTGGTGCCTGGCCTCCTGGCCTAGATACCACCTTAGGGCTGTACCTACTGATCCAAGGTGGGCACCTGGATGTGGCCCCTACCCTGGGTCCCTTCTGTGAGTGAAATCCTGAGAGGAAGGCCTGAGAGTAGGCAGGCAGTGAAAGGTGAGATTGCACTGGGCAGGCAGCCAAGACTGAAGGGACAGGCTGGCAACCAGTCAGAGGGTGGTGCAGCCCTGAGCTCCAGTCCCCAGGGACCTCTGTCCATCCTCTGCTTAACAGACCCGACCGGTCCGGGTCATCATAACAGCCCTACCAGCACCCACCTGACCCAGTCTCTATACCTACAAGGTAGACCGACCCCAGGATTCCAGATGTCCTATTGTCACTCTTTTCTGAATAGGCTCCCCTGATTTGGATCATTGGTCAGGTCCCCTATCTCCTAGGAGTGGTCCAGACCTGTCACCCTACACTTGGGAAGGTCTTAAGGTGCTGGCCTGCATTAGGCACAGGGTGTGACTGGAAACAACTCAATAGCCGGCCAACAAGCCAATCAGCAAATCAGGCACTAAGCCTGATAGTCAGCCAATTCGCGCTCCCCCCCATCAACACTAACCAGTTAGGCGATTACTAGCTAGTTAATTGGTCAGTCAGAGTCACCCAGCATGCTGGTCAGCTAGTAAACGTCAATGAGCTGGTGAACCGGTCAGCCAGAAGCTGGGTCGGTTAGAGACAGCTGGCCAGAGTCAATCGGTCAGTCAGCCCTGAAGCCAGTcggtcaacatttattgagttcttggCAAGTGCAGAGAAGCCCTCTTTGTATCAGAACCTGGGATAGGAAAGGAAATGCCAAAAAAGTGGaagacacagtccctgccctcGAGGGGCTTACAGCCTTCTTGGGGGTGCAGAATGTGCGCATACACAGAAAATAAGAActaaaaatgtgtaaaaacaaCATCCAAGTAAGTGCAAATTGATACAGTATTAACCAAATACAAGAGAGTAGAGGGGTCTGAAGAAAGGAGCGCCCAGAGGGTGACGGAGCCGTCAGGAAGGTGGACTTCCTGGGGCtcactgtggggggaggggaggggaggggaggggaggggaggggaggggggagggggggcggaggGCGGGCCGCCTGGCCAGGGAGCCCGGGACAAGGAGTGACGAGGGCCACGTCTTTATCAACAATGTGGGTGAGGACAACGGGAGGCACCACCCATGGGCAGGAGCCTGGGCGGGCCAGGGAGGCAGAATTAGGACGGAGAGCAATTCGGGTAGGCTCGGGTGACGGGCAGAAACCAACGGGGAGGTTTTAACAAGGATGAAGATAAACTCCCACACTTTGGTTAAAACAATTAAGTTGTCCAAGTACAGGAGAGAGGTCTGGCTTGACAGAGGTTTATGGGAAAGGGAACTATGGGTTTTAATAGACCACAAGCTCAATATATGACAATCATATGAtgcagttgttaaaaaaaaaaaaaaaaagctaatgcaATCTTAATCTGTGCGACAAGCAGAACACTGTCCAGATCAAGGAAGGTGACAGTCCCACTGTACTCTGAGCTGGTCAGACCACGTCTGGAGCACTGTGTCCAGGGCTGGGCGCCACATTTTCAGAGGGACATTGACAAACGAGTGTGTCCAGAGGAGGGCGACCAGGATGGTGAGGGGTCTGAAAACCATATCATATAAGGAATGTTTGAGGGACTTGGCCACACTTAGCTTAGAGAATTCTTAAAGGGGACGTGGATAACTGGCTTTGGACACTGGACAGCTCCCAGGAGAACAGGAGGGAGGACCtcctggaggggtgggggtggcagggaagCCAGTTAGGCGTCACATGAGGAAGGACTTCCTCACGGTGCTATTGGGAGATGGCAGGGAGCTTGCCTGGCTCTCAGAACGTGTGATCGGAAACGGGGTGACTCCCggtcaggaaggcagagaggggaggcCCCTTCAGGATGGGATGCTGCGCCAAATGACCTCTAAGAGCCCTTCCAAGACTAAGAATCTACAGCTCCGTGAAtctaaaagcagggaggcaggaatgAACTCGGCCGAGGAGAAGGGTCAATCCAGGGTGCAAGCAGGGAGGAAGCCGGCAGAGGTAGGCAGGGCAGCGAGCAGTGTGGGAGCCCAGCCGAGCAGGGTGGGTTTGAAGTGGTGGGCGGGGCACAGCCTCTCAAACTCTCTAGGAGAGGAAAGACCTTACACAAGGGGGTCTGGGTGGCTCTGGCGTGGACGAGGGCTGCAAGACTAGAAGCCCAAGGCAGAAATAATAACCCAATGTGGAGGGACTAGCGCCTGGCCTCAGGTGGGGCGGAGGGAATGGAGGGGCCCTGGGGACCCAGAAAGGGGAGAGCTGGCCAGCCCTGGTGAAGGATGGAAAACAGGGTAGGAGAGAGGGGTGAGAGTCAGGTGTGTGGGCCTCctgggagggggggtgtggagtcACCAAGTTATGGTGACTGCAAAAGGATGTAGCTAATTTTAAGGGGTGGAGAGAGATCCAGCATCAGACTCTTACCTTAGAATTCCTTCTACACTGCCATTTCCACCTGTCTGTCTTCATCCTGGGTCAGGGGGCTGCCGGCAGAGCACAGGGCTGGCTTCAGACTCCAGCAGAGGCCAGGGAGTAAGGAGACCCCCTAAGCTgagcccccaacccccacacgGCTGCTTTAACCCTCTCAGGTTTAGGAGACCCAGGACTGCCTGTCCCTACGAAGAAATCAGGAAAAGTGTCCAATAACTAGGAAAAGGGAgacacccttcctcctctccaccccttcctgttCCGAGCTCCACTGCAAGTGGGAGAAGGTCTCCCCCAAATCTAGAGGGGAAACAGATGCCAAgacgccccctccctcccccccgtgaCTACAGAGCCAACCCAGACCAAACTCTCACCTGCCCTCGGGTCGCTCCGTGGGAGAATCCACTGCCTGGGGCTCTCGATGGCTCTGGGGACAGAAAAGAGCAGGTTCACTGAGGAGCTGGGGGACTGTGGCCCCATTCCCAGGCAGGGAGTCGAGGAGAGTTACCAAAGTCTCCCCCAGCGCCCCAGACGTGGGGATCAGCCACAGGGCCAGGGGAGCTCCGGAGGCCTCCTTGCTGGTGATGCCCCATCTCTCCCCCGATGCAAGCTGTCCCCTACCCTAGGGTCCTCTGGCCCCAGTCACTGCAGGGCTCCCAGGCAACACCCTGTCCTGGCCCACACAGCATCAGTCGCCTCCCATTAGGGTTGTCATCCTGCTTCTGCCCAGGAATAGTCTCCCCACTCCTTGCTGCCCCGGCCCTTCTGGTTGACCTCAGAGCCTGAGCCCTCCTCAGTCTTGAAGAAACCCTTCACTCCTTTCAGCCTCCCCGCCTGTGTGCTCAGCGAGCCTTCTGTCTCTGGGCGGCCGCAGCACCCAGGGGGAGGAGCGCCGGCCAGCCTGCCCCCAGCTGGACCTGCTCCTCCACCCGGCTGTGTCCCCGTCCTCAGGAGGCGCCTGCCTCTTGGTCATCGGGCTCTTCTTACCCGCCACCTCTGCCTGTAGAACAGCAGGCCGCCGACGGCCAGCAGGACCAGAATGACGCCGGGCACCAGCAGGCGGAAGACAAAGCCGCGGGGCTGGGGGTCGGAGGACTGCTGCTCGCGGCCTGCGTCAGTCAAAGGAACCGGGTTAAAACGGGCGAGGGGCGCGGCCGCCCCCGCACTCGCTCGCGCTCCGTGCAGCCTGGTGGAGCTCCTCCGCTCCCTGGTGCTCCTCCTGCCCTCCAGTTTCCCAGGGGGCAGCACAGCGCCCAGGCTGGGGCGGCCGGAGAGCCGTGGCTGAGCGGAGAGGGTGGAGGGACCACTGAGGCCTTTCGGATGCAGTGACGGGGTCCTGGCCGAGCCTGGCTCCTGGCCGTCTCTGGGCGGCGCAGATGGACCATCTGTCTTCTCAGGTGTGTGACTCCGGGCCCGGCCAGTGGGTCTCACGGGGCCCACCTTGGGCGAGTGGGTGCCAGTTCCATCCACTGGCAGCTGGCCCTTGGCCGACGTGGGGAGCGGAGATGCTGAGATGAATTTGCTGGGTCTGGTGGTCCCAGGCTGGACATGGCCTCCTCCCAGCCTGGAGGAGGAAGGCTCTGGCCCTCGGGATGCAGGAGCCTCGCTGGCTTCTCCGGAGGCCTCTTCTAAGGCCCAGTTAGTGCTCAACACAGAGTCAAGAATGTCCTCCATCCCAGGAACAGGGGCCTCGCGGGAGGGGTGCGGCGGCAGGGAGCCT
Coding sequences within it:
- the CSF1 gene encoding macrophage colony-stimulating factor 1 isoform X1, which encodes MTARGAAGRCPPTPWLGPRLLLVCLLVSRSITEESWLCSHVITDGHLQLLQQLIDSQMKTSCKIPFVFVDRDQLKDPVCYIMRALPLVQDILEETISFKDNTSNANTLLKLQELSVRLKECFPTVYEEQDKDCVQNFSESPVQLLEKIKNVFSETKNLLKEDHNIFSKDCNDSFAECSVHDVVTKPDCNCLYPKATPSSDLASVSPQQPLTPATAPIAGLTWADSEGTEDSSLLPNEQLLRTVDLGSAKQRPPRSTCQSFEPSESPGAEGGASGGSLPPHPSREAPVPGMEDILDSVLSTNWALEEASGEASEAPASRGPEPSSSRLGGGHVQPGTTRPSKFISASPLPTSAKGQLPVDGTGTHSPKVGPVRPTGRARSHTPEKTDGPSAPPRDGQEPGSARTPSLHPKGLSGPSTLSAQPRLSGRPSLGAVLPPGKLEGRRSTRERRSSTRLHGARASAGAAAPLARFNPVPLTDAGREQQSSDPQPRGFVFRLLVPGVILVLLAVGGLLFYRQRWRSHREPQAVDSPTERPEGSPLTQDEDRQVEMAV